Proteins encoded within one genomic window of Haloplanus vescus:
- a CDS encoding DUF7563 family protein, with amino-acid sequence MPTCQNCESFVTAQYAKVFTPPSEAAPRVCPHCPDKLRDGASVREARSTRNG; translated from the coding sequence ATGCCGACCTGCCAGAACTGCGAATCGTTCGTCACGGCACAGTACGCGAAAGTCTTCACGCCGCCGAGCGAGGCGGCGCCGCGCGTCTGCCCGCACTGCCCGGACAAGCTCCGCGACGGCGCGTCGGTCCGCGAGGCACGGTCGACTCGCAATGGGTAG
- a CDS encoding peroxidase family protein, translating into MSSEYTVSGVVREPTGRPAGGVNVLVVDVDLGVDDPLGVVTAGLDGRFELSVDADDIDGPFEGEPDLRLYVFDDGKRLVDRSIEANGGDVEVTVARADAEMPTMDEVMSSMAEMHHGVGGQRGMTNTPRAPSHPGQGRFGRLFPYLDAANHDVAFLRELGLPGEALDERSADRTVDNAELPAGFVFFGQFIDHDITLDPLSSLSRQADPDAIRNFRTPRLDLDSVYGSGPEVSRFLYESPFAGGTRDRFLLAADRPDLPRNREGTALVGDPRNDENLLLSQFQYAMLNFHNAIFEWLPEDTDNHFERAQQFARWHYQWLVLEEFLPAICDEDVVDAVRDERRYYTVGREDQSYMPLEFAGAAYRFGHSQVRSRYRVNDGREGKLFGHGPDALSPGFQPTPESSAVDWPHLFEMGEATDAQRARKIDPLLSPDLLDLPFMTADEPWRRSLASRNLVRGRRLGLPSGQAVARAMGLDPLSNAELGFDAVLDEYGQPSDTEMPLWYYVLAEASEQANGEHLGVVGSRIVAEVIVGLIESDPRSFLTVQPTWTPTLPTPCSGAGDDFTTADLLAFAVGE; encoded by the coding sequence ATGTCATCCGAATATACTGTTTCGGGGGTGGTGCGTGAGCCGACGGGGCGGCCGGCGGGGGGCGTGAACGTCCTCGTCGTGGACGTCGACTTGGGGGTCGACGATCCACTCGGTGTCGTCACCGCGGGACTCGACGGGCGGTTCGAACTGTCCGTGGACGCCGACGACATCGACGGCCCGTTCGAGGGGGAACCGGACCTCCGACTGTACGTGTTCGACGACGGCAAGCGACTGGTCGACCGTTCAATCGAGGCGAACGGCGGCGACGTGGAGGTGACCGTCGCCCGTGCCGACGCGGAGATGCCGACGATGGACGAAGTGATGTCGTCGATGGCAGAGATGCACCACGGCGTCGGGGGACAGCGAGGCATGACGAACACGCCACGGGCACCGTCACATCCGGGGCAGGGACGGTTCGGTCGACTCTTCCCGTACCTCGATGCGGCGAACCACGACGTGGCGTTCCTGCGGGAGCTGGGACTGCCGGGTGAAGCACTCGACGAAAGGAGCGCCGACCGCACCGTCGACAACGCCGAGCTACCGGCCGGCTTCGTCTTTTTCGGCCAGTTCATCGACCACGACATCACGCTCGATCCACTGTCGAGTCTCAGCCGACAGGCGGACCCGGACGCGATTCGGAACTTCCGAACGCCGCGACTCGACCTCGATTCCGTCTACGGGAGCGGGCCGGAGGTGAGTCGGTTCCTCTACGAATCGCCGTTCGCCGGCGGGACGCGGGACCGATTCTTGCTCGCGGCCGACCGTCCGGACCTCCCCCGAAATCGAGAGGGGACGGCACTCGTCGGCGACCCGCGGAACGACGAGAATCTGCTCCTCTCACAGTTCCAGTACGCGATGTTGAACTTCCACAACGCCATCTTCGAGTGGCTTCCCGAGGACACCGACAACCACTTCGAGCGTGCCCAGCAGTTCGCGCGGTGGCACTACCAGTGGCTCGTCCTCGAGGAGTTCCTCCCCGCCATCTGTGACGAGGACGTCGTCGACGCGGTGCGAGACGAGCGCCGGTACTACACGGTCGGCCGCGAGGACCAGTCGTACATGCCACTGGAGTTCGCGGGCGCGGCGTACCGCTTCGGACACAGCCAAGTGCGGTCGCGCTACCGCGTCAACGACGGGCGCGAGGGGAAACTGTTCGGCCACGGTCCCGACGCACTAAGTCCGGGGTTCCAGCCCACCCCCGAATCCAGTGCCGTCGACTGGCCGCACCTGTTCGAGATGGGGGAGGCGACGGACGCTCAGCGCGCTCGGAAGATCGACCCACTCCTCTCGCCAGACTTGCTCGACCTTCCCTTCATGACCGCCGACGAACCGTGGCGTCGCTCGCTCGCCTCTCGGAATCTCGTCCGGGGGCGGCGACTCGGCCTCCCGTCGGGGCAGGCCGTCGCCCGAGCGATGGGACTCGACCCGCTGTCGAACGCCGAACTCGGATTCGACGCGGTGCTGGACGAATACGGTCAGCCCAGCGACACCGAGATGCCGCTCTGGTACTACGTGCTCGCAGAGGCCAGCGAGCAGGCGAACGGCGAGCACCTCGGGGTGGTCGGGAGCCGCATCGTGGCCGAAGTCATCGTGGGCCTGATCGAATCCGATCCGCGGTCGTTCCTGACGGTGCAGCCGACGTGGACGCCGACGCTTCCGACGCCGTGTTCGGGCGCCGGCGACGACTTCACTACCGCGGACCTGCTGGCGTTTGCCGTCGGCGAGTGA
- a CDS encoding MFS transporter — translation MSLSVRQRRAGFWALLATGFLFVNFHRTATAVLADSLARTFDATGSELGLLHASFFYIYAPLQLPAGLVVDRYGSRRVGAVGLVVLSVGVAWFARSETLVAAFLSRAVVGFGGSVLYIATLRFCANWFRPDEYATMTGYTVSAAGMGGILATTPLAIAIEHVGWRFAILVTGATTAVLAVAVAGIVRDSPEQDADIVPSNGGGGPASLSDIVANTRSVLVEVETWLMGLLLFIVLGVNFTVLGLWGVPFVADTYGVSVAQASTYVLLGNVGFVLGSPAFGTLSDRTGRRTELVVATAVLFTLAYATLTLVPPLPVVGLALFCALIANGGVALVFTIGKERHAPAVAGTITGVINSLGYFGAAILPTVMGAVLDAYWTGDVINGARVYTVTGYRVAFGIATVAAVVAIVAALWLHRREMSERAESGLAAGD, via the coding sequence ATGTCTCTCTCCGTCCGTCAGCGACGCGCCGGCTTCTGGGCGCTGCTTGCGACCGGGTTCCTGTTCGTCAACTTCCACCGGACGGCGACGGCGGTGCTCGCCGATTCGCTCGCTCGAACCTTCGACGCCACCGGCTCGGAGTTGGGCCTCCTCCACGCGTCGTTTTTCTACATCTACGCCCCGCTCCAACTCCCGGCGGGACTGGTGGTCGACCGCTACGGTTCGCGCCGAGTGGGCGCCGTCGGCCTCGTCGTATTGAGCGTGGGCGTGGCGTGGTTCGCCCGGAGCGAGACGCTCGTGGCCGCCTTCCTCTCGCGCGCCGTCGTCGGCTTCGGCGGGAGCGTCCTCTACATCGCCACGCTGCGTTTCTGTGCCAACTGGTTCCGGCCCGACGAGTACGCGACGATGACGGGCTACACCGTCTCCGCGGCGGGCATGGGCGGCATCCTCGCGACGACGCCGCTGGCCATCGCCATCGAGCACGTCGGGTGGCGATTCGCGATTCTCGTCACCGGCGCGACCACCGCCGTCCTCGCCGTCGCCGTCGCCGGCATAGTCCGTGACAGCCCGGAACAGGACGCCGACATCGTCCCCTCGAACGGCGGTGGCGGCCCGGCGTCGCTCTCGGACATCGTCGCCAACACCCGCTCCGTCCTCGTGGAGGTCGAAACGTGGCTGATGGGGCTCTTGCTCTTTATCGTCCTCGGCGTCAACTTCACCGTCCTCGGCCTGTGGGGTGTCCCCTTCGTCGCCGACACCTACGGCGTCTCGGTCGCTCAGGCGTCGACGTACGTCCTCCTCGGCAACGTCGGGTTCGTCCTCGGCTCGCCAGCCTTCGGGACGCTCTCCGACCGGACCGGCCGACGGACCGAACTCGTCGTCGCCACCGCCGTCCTGTTTACGCTCGCGTACGCCACGCTCACCCTCGTGCCGCCGCTCCCCGTCGTGGGACTGGCGCTGTTCTGCGCGCTCATCGCCAACGGCGGCGTCGCACTCGTGTTCACCATCGGCAAGGAGCGCCACGCGCCCGCCGTCGCCGGCACCATCACCGGCGTCATCAACAGCCTCGGCTACTTCGGCGCCGCCATCCTACCGACGGTCATGGGCGCCGTCCTCGACGCCTACTGGACGGGCGATGTCATCAACGGCGCTCGGGTCTACACCGTCACCGGCTACCGCGTCGCGTTCGGCATCGCCACCGTGGCTGCGGTGGTCGCCATCGTCGCTGCGCTGTGGCTGCACCGCCGCGAAATGAGCGAGCGAGCCGAGTCAGGACTCGCCGCCGGCGACTGA
- a CDS encoding amidase, protein MHYDPQRLAPLVRSLRRGDRRPVTLVDDLCDRLDATEADVDALRSEPGRRERLRREATALAAREADPASRPPLFGVPVAIKDIIHVDGHTTEAGSSVPPSAITGPEATVVSRLREAGALHLGKARTTEFAYFDPPATCNPCDLDHTPGGSSSGSAAAVAAGSVPLAIGSQTIGSVVRPAAFCGIVGFKPSYGRIPLDGVIPFAPSVDHLGTFTADVAGAAHAASVLCDGWSPVDPGEQPVLGVVEGAYLEQATEAGRAGIDAAAAALDDAGYDVRRVDVFDDIEAINESHQALSAAEFALTHAEWHTEYGDRYAPETVELIEEGRQVGVDELSDARAARFDVRRRIGEVVASSDVDLLLSPGAPGPAPSGIDDTGDPIMNLPWTNAGVPALTVPAGEVDGLPLGLQVVAPFGADESLLAWGAGIETAVADVGSVS, encoded by the coding sequence ATGCACTACGACCCCCAGCGGCTGGCGCCGCTCGTTCGGTCGCTCCGACGCGGCGACCGTCGCCCCGTCACGCTCGTCGACGACCTCTGTGACCGACTCGACGCGACGGAGGCCGACGTCGACGCACTCCGTTCCGAACCCGGACGCCGCGAGCGACTGCGCCGCGAGGCGACAGCCCTCGCCGCCCGCGAGGCCGACCCCGCCAGCCGGCCGCCGCTGTTCGGCGTCCCCGTCGCCATCAAGGACATCATCCACGTCGACGGCCACACGACCGAAGCCGGGTCGTCGGTACCGCCGTCGGCGATAACCGGCCCGGAGGCGACGGTCGTCAGCCGACTCCGCGAGGCCGGGGCACTCCACCTCGGGAAGGCCCGCACGACGGAGTTTGCCTACTTCGACCCGCCGGCGACGTGCAACCCGTGTGACCTCGACCACACGCCCGGTGGCTCCTCCAGCGGGTCGGCGGCCGCCGTCGCCGCCGGCAGCGTGCCCCTCGCCATCGGGAGCCAGACCATCGGCTCGGTCGTCCGCCCGGCGGCGTTCTGTGGCATCGTCGGCTTCAAGCCGAGTTACGGGCGCATCCCACTCGACGGCGTGATTCCGTTCGCCCCCTCGGTCGACCATCTCGGAACCTTCACCGCCGACGTTGCGGGGGCGGCCCACGCCGCCAGCGTGCTCTGTGACGGCTGGTCGCCCGTCGACCCCGGCGAGCAACCGGTGCTCGGCGTCGTCGAGGGCGCGTATCTGGAACAGGCGACCGAGGCGGGGCGGGCAGGCATCGACGCCGCCGCGGCCGCCCTCGACGACGCGGGCTACGACGTTCGCCGCGTCGACGTGTTCGACGATATCGAGGCCATCAACGAGAGCCATCAGGCGCTTTCGGCCGCCGAATTCGCCCTCACCCACGCCGAGTGGCACACGGAGTACGGCGACCGCTACGCGCCGGAGACGGTCGAGTTGATCGAGGAGGGGCGGCAGGTCGGCGTGGACGAACTCTCCGACGCCCGGGCCGCACGATTCGACGTACGCCGTCGCATCGGGGAGGTCGTCGCGTCGAGCGACGTGGACCTCTTGCTCTCGCCCGGCGCGCCGGGCCCGGCGCCCTCGGGCATCGACGACACTGGCGACCCTATCATGAATCTGCCGTGGACCAACGCGGGCGTGCCGGCACTCACCGTCCCCGCCGGAGAGGTCGACGGCCTCCCGCTTGGCCTACAGGTGGTCGCGCCGTTCGGCGCCGACGAGTCGCTCTTGGCGTGGGGAGCGGGTATCGAAACGGCCGTCGCCGACGTGGGGTCGGTGTCGTAA
- a CDS encoding permease, which produces MTVTETLVEGLRLAGEMGWETWWALVLGFTIAGAVETFVSEERMSAVLGGDGWRALGLGTAFGAASSSCSFGAVATTKSLFKKGASPVAALAAFQFASTNLVIELGLVMWILLGWQFVVADYVAGLLLIGLLAGIFKYVVPEAWFETAREHLRSSEGVRDPSCGMEVDPTADDVVTLDTDGGTEYFCSASCKSAYVESQQQSDATWRDRLLTRDGWRLASKNALGEWGMLWTDIVAGFLIAGLIGAFVPRAWWTTLFGVGAEGTLGWVVASAVIGVVVGVVTFVCSVGNVPFAVILWSNGIAFGGVMSFIFADLIVPTIDDAYRRYYGLRMALTLFVSIFVTAVVAGVAIHYLWSGLGLIPASGEVGGTAPGGYTTYLNAAFTLVFLGQVYVGYVSDAEGGETAESHAS; this is translated from the coding sequence GTGACCGTCACCGAGACGCTGGTCGAGGGACTGCGTCTCGCGGGCGAGATGGGCTGGGAGACGTGGTGGGCGCTCGTCCTCGGGTTCACCATCGCGGGCGCGGTGGAGACGTTCGTGAGCGAGGAGCGCATGTCCGCGGTGCTGGGCGGGGACGGGTGGCGAGCGCTCGGCCTCGGAACCGCCTTCGGTGCCGCGTCCTCCTCGTGTTCGTTCGGCGCCGTCGCGACGACGAAGTCGCTGTTCAAGAAGGGCGCGTCGCCCGTCGCCGCCCTCGCGGCCTTCCAGTTCGCCTCCACCAACCTCGTCATCGAACTCGGACTCGTGATGTGGATTCTGCTCGGCTGGCAGTTCGTCGTCGCGGACTACGTCGCGGGGTTGCTCCTCATCGGCCTCCTCGCTGGGATTTTCAAGTACGTCGTCCCCGAGGCGTGGTTCGAGACGGCCCGCGAGCACCTCCGGTCGTCGGAGGGGGTGCGCGACCCCTCCTGTGGGATGGAGGTAGACCCCACCGCTGACGACGTGGTGACGCTCGACACCGACGGCGGCACCGAGTACTTCTGCTCGGCGTCGTGTAAGTCGGCGTACGTCGAGTCACAGCAACAGTCGGACGCGACGTGGCGCGACCGCTTGCTGACCCGGGACGGGTGGCGTCTCGCCTCGAAGAACGCCCTCGGGGAGTGGGGGATGCTCTGGACGGATATCGTCGCTGGCTTCCTCATTGCTGGACTCATCGGCGCCTTCGTCCCCCGGGCGTGGTGGACGACGCTGTTCGGCGTCGGTGCCGAGGGGACGCTGGGTTGGGTGGTCGCGAGCGCCGTCATCGGCGTCGTCGTCGGCGTCGTGACCTTCGTCTGCTCGGTGGGGAACGTCCCCTTCGCCGTCATCCTCTGGTCGAACGGCATCGCCTTCGGCGGCGTCATGAGCTTCATCTTCGCGGACCTCATCGTCCCGACCATCGACGACGCCTACCGCCGGTACTACGGGCTTCGGATGGCACTCACGCTCTTCGTCAGCATCTTCGTCACCGCCGTCGTCGCCGGCGTCGCCATCCACTACCTCTGGTCGGGATTGGGCCTCATTCCGGCCAGCGGCGAGGTGGGCGGCACCGCGCCGGGCGGCTACACGACCTACCTCAACGCCGCCTTCACCCTCGTCTTCCTCGGGCAGGTGTACGTCGGGTACGTGAGCGACGCGGAGGGCGGCGAGACGGCGGAGTCCCACGCCAGCTAG
- a CDS encoding twin-arginine translocation signal domain-containing protein → MFDDTSRRSFLQFAGVGAAASMAGCSSLGNHEGGNAEPATVTLGIQPSQESLQELQSDIQSQVQSGELSRMEAQQRFSQRRMELTREAVGSFRNRTGNVSVSVNDAVEDVGALRVSGDPAALIETLSFEEVSGMFPASVFDQAQSQSGTGTQSSATQTPTE, encoded by the coding sequence ATGTTCGACGACACGAGTCGACGTTCGTTCCTTCAGTTCGCCGGTGTCGGGGCGGCCGCTTCGATGGCCGGGTGTAGTTCGCTGGGCAATCACGAGGGCGGAAACGCGGAGCCAGCGACGGTCACGCTCGGCATCCAGCCCAGTCAGGAGTCGCTGCAGGAACTCCAGTCCGACATCCAGTCGCAGGTGCAGTCCGGCGAACTCAGCCGGATGGAGGCCCAGCAGCGATTCAGTCAGCGGCGGATGGAACTCACGCGCGAGGCGGTCGGCAGCTTCCGGAATCGGACCGGCAACGTCTCCGTGAGCGTCAACGACGCCGTCGAAGACGTTGGCGCCCTGCGCGTCTCGGGCGACCCGGCAGCGCTGATAGAGACGCTCTCGTTCGAAGAAGTGAGCGGCATGTTCCCCGCCTCGGTGTTCGACCAGGCCCAATCGCAGTCCGGAACGGGCACTCAGTCGTCCGCCACGCAGACGCCGACCGAGTAG
- a CDS encoding phosphoribosyltransferase, with the protein MFEDRAEAGERLAATLADRDIGADLVLAIPRGGLPVARPVADRLDAPLDIVAAKKLGMPGNAEFAIGAAASDGSVWLNDDIIDRHDIDESYLDQERTRAAETAREKIDRYRGARDPPEMAGKTVVVVDDGVATGATARACLRQVRNAGAERVVLAVPLGPPDSLRDLESAADAVVAVAEPQPFNAVGAHYRTFGQVTDEEAMAYLGWVAE; encoded by the coding sequence ATGTTCGAGGACCGAGCCGAGGCCGGCGAGCGACTCGCGGCGACGCTCGCGGACCGCGACATCGGGGCCGACCTCGTCCTCGCGATTCCGCGGGGCGGACTCCCGGTCGCTCGCCCCGTGGCGGACCGACTCGACGCACCGCTGGACATCGTCGCCGCGAAGAAGCTGGGGATGCCGGGCAACGCCGAGTTCGCCATCGGCGCCGCCGCCAGCGACGGTAGCGTGTGGCTCAACGACGATATCATCGACCGACACGATATCGACGAGTCGTATCTCGACCAAGAACGAACGCGGGCCGCCGAGACGGCCCGGGAGAAAATCGACCGCTATCGCGGTGCCCGCGACCCGCCCGAGATGGCCGGCAAGACGGTGGTCGTCGTCGACGACGGCGTGGCGACGGGGGCGACGGCCCGCGCCTGCCTCCGACAGGTCCGGAACGCCGGTGCGGAACGGGTCGTGCTCGCGGTACCGCTCGGCCCGCCCGACTCCCTGCGTGACCTCGAATCGGCGGCCGACGCTGTCGTCGCCGTCGCGGAACCCCAACCGTTCAACGCCGTCGGCGCCCACTACCGCACCTTCGGGCAGGTGACCGACGAAGAGGCGATGGCGTATCTCGGGTGGGTAGCTGAGTGA
- a CDS encoding universal stress protein: MYESILVPVDGSEPSDAAVEHACSIAGGDDATVHLVHAVEHPDRGMMGGRVPETIIDELWQEGEDVVEAAAETVRDAGLHAETVVVEGSAPEEIGDYAETHDVDLVVMGTHGRSGLERYLLGSTTERTIRTVHRPMLTVESPP; this comes from the coding sequence ATGTACGAGTCGATACTCGTTCCCGTCGACGGAAGTGAGCCGAGTGACGCCGCTGTCGAACACGCCTGTAGCATCGCGGGCGGTGACGACGCCACGGTTCACTTGGTACACGCCGTGGAACACCCGGACCGGGGCATGATGGGCGGTCGCGTCCCCGAAACCATCATCGACGAACTCTGGCAGGAAGGCGAAGACGTCGTCGAGGCGGCCGCGGAGACGGTGCGGGACGCCGGTCTCCACGCCGAAACTGTCGTCGTCGAGGGGTCGGCGCCCGAGGAAATCGGCGACTACGCCGAGACACACGACGTCGACCTCGTCGTCATGGGGACCCACGGTCGGAGCGGACTGGAGCGATATCTGCTCGGGAGTACGACCGAACGGACGATTCGGACGGTCCACCGCCCCATGCTGACGGTCGAATCGCCGCCGTAG
- a CDS encoding mechanosensitive ion channel family protein, whose product MRHVGSVALALAVALYAGGRLVRRYGFGEALFGTSLAPAALLVVSLVAVVLAAYGSYRLVVGFLVSHTASKRRRHDVRNVLRLAFGALGLIACFGVVTRAWVSVLLSFGVVGFAITFALQGALASLIGWFYIVVKRPYAVGDRIAIEDTRGDVASIDLFVTEVWEIDGELVSTNQPSGRIVTVPNSVVLTSHVVNFYGEGVPYVWNELSVQVAYETDIEFATGVMVEVAEDYLGDEMAAGIDAYRERLEETPVELDVNEGPTVNVVQQESWVELRLRYLVHPRRGTRTRNALYRAILDRFNDSPDRVAFPVSRSR is encoded by the coding sequence ATGCGACACGTCGGGTCGGTTGCGCTCGCTCTCGCCGTGGCTCTCTACGCCGGGGGACGCCTCGTGCGCCGATACGGGTTCGGCGAGGCGCTGTTCGGCACCTCGCTCGCCCCCGCGGCGCTGTTGGTGGTGTCTCTGGTCGCCGTCGTGCTGGCGGCGTACGGCAGTTATCGACTGGTCGTGGGCTTTCTCGTCTCGCACACCGCGAGCAAGCGCCGCCGGCACGACGTGCGGAACGTCCTCCGTCTCGCCTTCGGTGCGCTGGGGCTGATAGCCTGCTTCGGCGTCGTCACTCGCGCGTGGGTGAGCGTCCTGCTCTCGTTCGGCGTCGTCGGCTTCGCCATCACCTTCGCCCTACAGGGTGCGCTCGCGTCGCTCATCGGCTGGTTCTACATCGTCGTCAAGCGACCCTACGCCGTCGGGGACCGCATCGCCATCGAGGACACCCGCGGCGACGTGGCCTCCATCGACCTCTTCGTGACGGAGGTGTGGGAGATAGACGGCGAACTCGTCTCGACCAACCAGCCCTCGGGCCGCATCGTCACCGTCCCCAACAGCGTCGTGCTCACCTCCCACGTCGTCAACTTCTACGGCGAGGGTGTCCCCTACGTCTGGAACGAACTCTCCGTGCAGGTGGCCTACGAAACCGACATCGAGTTCGCCACCGGCGTGATGGTCGAGGTGGCCGAGGACTACCTCGGCGACGAGATGGCCGCGGGCATCGACGCCTACCGCGAGCGACTCGAAGAGACGCCGGTCGAACTCGACGTGAACGAGGGACCGACGGTCAACGTCGTCCAGCAGGAGTCGTGGGTGGAACTTCGCCTGCGCTATCTCGTCCACCCGCGGCGCGGGACGCGGACGCGGAACGCGCTCTACCGCGCCATCCTCGACCGGTTCAACGACTCCCCCGACCGCGTGGCGTTCCCCGTCAGTCGGAGCCGCTAG
- a CDS encoding DoxX family protein, with product MAYDVSNPLAGELDLGRAGPAAPVWIAVLRVVVGWWFLHAGLTKLLTAGLQFADGPAYLRGMGDTALGPLAVWMGTAIPGVIEIAVPLAETLIGLALIVGALVRLAAAGGAVFMAFFWVGNADFGHGLVNGDLMGLLLFGTLVVFGAGRYYGLDELLERLALVENHPRLRYLLG from the coding sequence ATGGCCTACGACGTTTCCAACCCGTTGGCAGGGGAGTTAGACCTCGGGCGTGCCGGCCCGGCCGCGCCAGTCTGGATTGCAGTCCTCCGCGTCGTCGTCGGGTGGTGGTTCCTCCACGCCGGCCTGACGAAACTGCTGACAGCGGGACTGCAGTTCGCCGACGGCCCGGCGTACCTTCGGGGCATGGGGGACACCGCCCTCGGACCGCTCGCGGTGTGGATGGGGACGGCGATTCCGGGCGTCATCGAGATCGCCGTGCCACTCGCGGAGACGCTCATCGGACTCGCGCTGATAGTCGGCGCCCTTGTCCGACTGGCGGCCGCCGGCGGCGCCGTCTTCATGGCGTTCTTCTGGGTCGGCAACGCCGACTTCGGCCACGGCCTGGTCAACGGCGACCTGATGGGGTTGCTGCTGTTCGGCACCCTCGTCGTCTTCGGCGCCGGCCGGTACTACGGGCTGGACGAACTGCTCGAACGACTGGCACTGGTCGAGAACCACCCGCGGTTGCGGTACCTGCTCGGCTAA